The following are encoded in a window of Plasmodium vivax chromosome 10, whole genome shotgun sequence genomic DNA:
- a CDS encoding hypothetical protein, conserved (encoded by transcript PVX_097810A): MDEGELKVESHVDSHVDSHMESPVESHVDSHVDSHMESPVESPVESPVESPADTLVETLVEEYVTPEKVMFRYDREKKVELMYERKKDKEANKIRADIVRQLILLVQVKHPQGGGTHGTLTQIIGTLKRFLFCNENMKRGAAVNLIAHLFEEITVVDLDTEYLQCLVLFFIKIIEDWHCISGVTRFLLIMFERYRDLLRGMQFSCDVKRTYRVLFGSKREGGSGGDASEYDEDAGFTQEEGLYRSDASSEDEEDGDYAQRGGPQRDDDSEEETEKEAEKEKSSCVVYKIMKSLFKHVHAPSYLQNIRQNCYRIILISLQEFRAEMVAIPNFIDKIQVQLENESDPRNILVLFEIIHVLCSGYITHGGEQQSEQQPEQQSEQQSEQQSEQQSEQQSEQQSEQQSEQQSEQQPEQQSEQHTNMITVPKEPQEGPPGALFPRERETHYLKTVIDIAFYYFPIEFVNSEGRYDSITEEDLQKAFYKCLKSNRRLGNHVVMNILDELYNTQDEEMNEKNLLNIKETLEVCAPFYGSVTCSAFISTITGLIELECIDSDASDKMASYFVEILLLFFNVINEEEDEQLRRSLFDMHFAGMFRRLNNFLILHKRLCSEKPPLEGCAAEAVEPRVESPVRVSSTGPPNMAQLFRLEEIANMSDSSQSGSARSGRSDRSGGSGGSDRSGGSAAIVRSEGTSESDRNILAIIREKNHIEKMKEKKERQRKRNKIKLSKFPVIEKILVSISKGSTHVFLYVLETTLRPMLHECYYLVRALTGEAEQRGKRGKRGKRKEDEQRGQSEQTEQCSLHSQRTQNSPSARDAKVKAKWNLVATYLSFINSVMSKSANVEEVVARRLSFVKEICIIGELLRLGRHPFFHEYHDSGLHLFGILASFVCMHGGGAKSGAKSGAMGEAVDNVASEAAEVTSGATSGETNEDALFRQSIILFFYLIGMHPRESPKLRVLGDGGRDLLNQQGGHLLTRAHEWRRSIIEGHHQFTEDIKQNNENVMRECKEYKKNDLLFFLSLVSKIIKYKYEQIDSYLNTLLMNMCFLLVKLHFGEETNRNIYTSLLRDTYQIDMASLVFISTNVASFVLKNFYHRVEEVKEKFLLLKREGGTEGSAPIVIDNQTDCQPDLELSPQMGEYNPHSGMPPGGVIAELLLFGGGPIGETLKWRSVQVKCLLGETPKRLYKTEGEKKKHSDGGKEEEGGKEEEGETTGESQSFKVTMGEATNREDVTSFYLAYIVSLAYAQVYKTCEGVMRRSEAFAAADGSPQGGSQDKVEEELFKPHLLVNNLEVMELCVSYLYEEAVVRGILSGGPSPEGGQPRQADNVQRIRIMHSNEELSYYGTYLNNLKSFIQINEMKNALPRGQLTKGGEAPLDGHSQTNPIMLLSSSNPFRSVDVFETDTLLYILKITLTSHIICEGWKGEEEQKGDAEMSTLASYYLYGKIKKNLNHIFISLSEAKKRELIERLIGCCVGGDEHPHMFVKDVLFGGSSEGAHQFGNLPGAKFPPRGMNPLLLLFLPALLAIHTQVGLDHVRKLLKLCMYIFLVNLPLEGSSSDGVSPVEGGSNGGVTFESGSSGVAACQNRSALPSPQSVSNFLDEQGKEHFKGGEVPFWGGDAVGDCLLHLDRSKLECMHRCALQIVGILLHNWDGIHEMVDFILAPFDLVEELGISLSGAISFKRVVDLFAAMYEAFIRRWEKGEVAASKGGAATSKGGEATSNGGAATSNGGAATSNGGAATSKGGAESPLVPLLSKLFEAPTGDPSNELFYLLDWIYFGEEDPEFAKIFYRRGKNEHPSREKGTANRMEIGLLERRHLKGGNLEGSIPGELKFVSFFPHEERPIRVANLKEVMRLPGGHPNVGGGDNEENTSCSDGDEGSFFLRRHFLHFFVQYFSLNYDLTLHLWKHSSEEVAEENLQLVCNSVGSASPHQQAFKHVLVWHFYLYPSHVYSHIYAVVHNINMNLLLREENYNRVAFEPSDAFLTMCREHLLHFICTMYSYVYLVDVTERFLSLSQFVWFMQREKFSFDCSLPFDVIRRNEKTLAFLEKLGCYLRSWGEGGDGGVSKSVAFALKRMDQLKGGSSSDGHPHKGNEADGHSHTEEEADGNPPRGNEVDGHPHKGNEVDGNPHTENKSDGPTPNGSNFLSLLQKRKNRTLKYNCRYLCLVHLASIVLLNTPMEEALHGYYSVMEMCLLKGIGKISNFFINKGEYVRRNKRYINGVLRANAELVRVLFAEGAQGHKQTGEPLTRGEHHARTDDPLISGEQLIGGEVVSLLLVLALRLLYLTMSLFNFVLAHEGQIWGSRDGPPPIGASPQASPKGTLSKNVQFLLSYKCRLVKSLLKLIVSIPLPLARYQCACIFYIISFLNYKTFLPYDVIQDIKWYLSIASVDPHKKVRKMVVLCRARWM, from the exons ATGGACGAAGGGGAGCTCAAAGTTGAGTCCCATGTGGATTCCCATGTGGATTCCCATATGGAGTCCCCTGTGGAGTCCCATGTGGATTCCCATGTGGATTCCCATATGGAGTCCCCTGTGGAGTCCCCTGTGGAGTCCCCCGTGGAGTCCCCCGCGGATACCCTCGTGGAAACCCTCGTGGAGGAATACGTAACCCCCGAGAAGGTGATGTTCCGCTACGACCGGGAAAAGAAAGTGGAGCTCATGTACGAGCGGAAGAAGGATAAGGAAGCGAACAAAATTCGGGCCGACATTGTGAGGCAGTTAATCCTCCTGGTGCAGGTGAAGCACCCGcaagggggaggcacacATGGCACGCTGACCCAAATAATAGGCACCCTCAAgaggttccttttttgcaacgaAAATATGAAGAGAGGAGCCGCAGTGAATTTAATTGCTCACCTGTTTGAGGAGATCACCGTGGTGGACCTAGACACGGAGTACCTCCAGTGCctcgttcttttttttattaaaataattgaagACTGGCATTGCATCAGTGGGGTCACCAGGTTTCTGCTAATCATGTTTGAGCGGTACAGGGACCTCTTGAGGGGGATGCAGTTTTCCTGCGATGTGAAGAGGACGTATAGGGTGTTATTCGGTTCGAAGCGCGAGGGGGGCAGCGGCGGCGATGCGAGTGAATACGACGAAGATGCGGGCTTTACCCAGGAAGAGGGCCTCTACCGCTCGGACGCCTCCTCCGAAGATGAGGAAGATGGCGACTATGCCCAGCGCGGAGGCCCCCAACGTGACGACGACTCGGAGGAAGAAACGGAGAAAGAAgcggagaaagaaaaaagctcCTGCGTTgtgtataaaataatgaagagcCTGTTTAAGCACGTGCACGCCCCGAGCTACCTGCAAAACATAAGGCAGAATTGCTACCGCATCATTTTGATCTCCCTGCAGGAGTTCAGAGCCGAGATGGTGGCCATCCCCAATTTCATCGACAAAATTCAGGTGCAGCTGGAGAATGAGTCGGACCCCAGGAACATTTTGGTGCTCTTCGAAATTATACACGTGTTGTGCAGCGGGTACATAACGcatgggggggagcagcagtcGGAGCAGCAGCCGGAGCAGCAGTCGGAGCAGCAGTCGGAGCAGCAGTCGGAGCAGCAGTCGGAGCAGCAGTCGGAGCAGCAGTCGGAGCAGCAGTCGGAGCAGCAGTCGGAGCAGCAGCCGGAGCAGCAGTCGGAGCAGCATACGAATATGATCACTGTGCCGAAGGAACCGCAGGAGGGACCCCCCGGAGCGCTGTTCCCCCGGGAGAGAGAAACGCACTACCTCAAGACAGTAATCGACATCGCCTTTTACTACTTCCCAATCGAATTCGTCAACAGCGAAGGGAGGTACGACAGCATCACGGAGGAGGACCTACAGAAGGCCTTCTACAAATGCCTCAAATCCAACAGAAGGCTGGGGAACCACGTCGTAATGAATATCCTAGACGAGCTCTATAACACACAAGACGAAGaaatgaatgaaaagaaTTTGCTAAACATAAAGGAGACCCTTGAGGTGTGTGCACCCTTCTACGGTAGTGTAACCTGCTCAGCGTTCATCTCGACCATCACGGGACTAATCGAATTGGAGTGCATTGACAGTGATGCTTCGGATAAAATGGCTTCCTACTTTGTAGAAattcttttgcttttctttaaCGTAataaatgaggaggaggacgagcAGTTGAGACGATCCCTATTTGATATGCACTTTGCGGGAATGTTTCGGAGGCTCAATAACTTCCTCATTCTGCATAAGCGTCTGTGTAGTGAGAAGCCACCTTTGGAGGGGTGTGCAGCTGAGGCCGTGGAGCCCCGGGTGGAATCCCCCGTGAGGGTGTCCTCGACTGGGCCTCCCAATATGGCGCAGCTCTTCCGCTTGGAGGAGATTGCCAACATGTCGGACTCGTCTCAGTCGGGAAGTGctagaagtggaagaagtgaTAGAagtggggggagcggcggaagtGACAGAAGTGGTGGGAGCGCCGCGATAGTGCGCAGCGAGGGCACCAGCGAAAGCGACAGGAACATCCTCGCCATCATAAGGGAGAAGAACCAcatcgaaaaaatgaaggagaagaaggagaggcaGAGGAAGcggaacaaaataaagctGAGCAAGTTCCCGGTGATCGAAAAGATCCTCGTGAGCATATCCAAGGGGAGCACCCACGTCTTCCTGTACGTGCTGGAGACGACCCTGAGGCCGATGCTCCACGAGTGCTACTACTTGGTGCGCGCGCTGACGGGGGAGGCGGagcagcgggggaagcgTGGGAAGCGTGGGAAGCGGAAAGAAGATGAGCAGAGGGGGCAGAGTGAGCAAACTGAGCAATGCTCACTACACTCGCAACGCACGCAGAATTCACCCTCTGCGCGCGACGCGAAGGTCAAAGCCAAGTGGAACCTCGTCGCGACGTACCTCAGCTTCATTAACAGCGTGATGAGCAAGAGCGCGAACGTGGAAGAGGTAGTCGCCAGAAGGCTCAGCTTTGTGAAGGAGATCTGCATAATCGGGGAGCTGCTGAGGTTGGGGCGGCACCCCTTTTTCCACGAGTATCACGATTCGGGTCTGCACCTATTCGGCATTCTGGCCAGCTTCGTGTGCATGCATGGGGGGGGCGCGAAGAGTGGCGCGAAGAGCGGCGCGATGGGCGAAGCAGTAGACAACGTGGCGAGCGAAGCAGCAGAGGTGACGAGCGGCGCGACAAGCGGAGAAACGAACGAGGACGCCCTGTTCCGCCAATCGATCATCCTCTTCTTCTACCTGATCGGAATGCACCCCAGGGAAAGCCCCAAACTCCGTGTGTTGGGCGACGGCGGACGCGACCTCCTCAACCAGCAGGGGGGACACCTCCTCACGCGCGCACACGAGTGGAGAAGGAGCATCATCGAGGGGCACCATCAGTTCACCGAAGACATCAAACAGAACAACGAAAATGTCATGCGGGAGTgtaaagaatataaaaaaaatgatcttctctttttcctctcATTAGTtagtaaaattataaaatacaaatatgaGCAGATTGACAGCTACTTAAATACGCTTCTGATGAACATGTGCTTTCTTCTGGTGAAGCTCCACTTCGGGGAGGAGACAAACAGAAATATTTACACCTCCCTTTTGAGGGACACATACCAGATTGACATGGCCAGCctcgtttttatttccaccAATGTGGCTTCATTTGTGCTGAAGAATTTTTACCATCGCGTTGAggaggtgaaggagaaaTTTCTCCTCTTGAAGAGGGAAGGAGGCACCGAAGGGAGTGCCCCCATAGTGATAGACAACCAGACGGACTGCCAACCTGATTTGGAGTTATCCCCACAAATGGGTGAGTACAACCCCCATTCAGGGATGCCCCCCGGGGGAGTCATCGCCGAGCTTCTTCTCTTCGGTGGAGGTCCCATTGGAGAGACGCTAAAGTGGAGGAGCGTCCAGGTGAAATGCCTCCTTGGGGAGACACCAAAGAGGCTATACAAaacggagggggaaaaaaaaaagcattcaGATGGaggaaaggaggaagagggaggaaaggaggaagagggagaaacaACCGGGGAGAGCCAATCGTTTAAGGTTACCATGGGTGAAGCCACAAATAGGGAAGACGTCACATCGTTTTATCTTGCCTACATAGTCAGTTTGGCGTATGCGCAGGTTTACAAGACGTGTGAGGGGGTTATGCGGAGAAGTGAAGCGTTTGCAGCTGCAGATGGGTCACCACAGGGTGGGAGCCAAGACAAGGTAGAGGAGGAACTCTTCAAACCGCATCTCCTTGTGAACAACCTGGAAGTGATGGAGCTCTGCGTAAGTTACCTCTACGAGGAGGCGGTCGTGAGGGGCATCCTCTCAGGGGGCCCATCCCcggagggggggcagccccGCCAAGCGGACAATGTGCAGCGCATCCGGATAATGCACAGCAATGAAGAGCTCAGTTACTACGGGACATACCTGAACAACTTGAAGAGCTTCattcaaataaatgaaatgaaaaatgcgcTCCCGAGGGGGCAActcaccaaagggggggaagctccACTGGATGGACATTCCCAGACAAATCCCATTATGCTCCTCTCAAGTAGCAACCCCTTCCGCAGTGTAGACGTGTTCGAGACGGACACATTGctctacattttaaaaattaccttAACGAGTCATATAATTTGTGAAGGTTGGAAGGgagaggaggaacaaaaaggagatgcAGAAATGTCCACTTTGGCTAGCTACTACCTatatgggaaaataaaaaaaaatttgaaccaTATATTTATCAGCCTAAGTGAAGCGAAGAAGAGGGAACTTATCGAACGGCTGATCGGTTGCTGCGTGGGCGGGGATGAACACCCACACATGTTTGTTAAGGATGTGCTGTTTGGGGGAAGCAGTGAAGGGGCTCATCAATTTGGCAATTTGCCTGGGGCGAAGTTCCCCCCGCGTGGAATGAACCCACTTCTGCTGCTTTTCCTGCCCGCCCTCCTGGCCATCCACACGCAAGTAGGACTGGACCACGTGCGGAAGCTACTAAAACTGTGCATGTACATCTTTTTAGTTAACCTCCCCCTGGAGGGCTCTTCGTCTGATGGGGTCAGCCCCGTTGAGGGGGGCTCCAATGGAGGGGTTACCTTTGAGAGCGGCTCCAGTGGAGTGGCTGCCTGTCAGAACAGAAGTGCACTCCCCTCACCGCAATCCGTTTCTAACTTCTTAGACGAACAGGGTAAGGAGCATttcaaggggggggaagtcccctTTTGGGGTGGCGACGCTGTAGGAGATTGTCTCCTCCACCTAGATCGATCCAAATTAGAGTGTATGCACAGATGTGCCCTGCAGATTGTAGGCATTTTACTGCATAACTGGGATGGCATTCACGAAATGGTGGACTTTATTTTAGCTCCATTCGATTTGGTGGAGGAGCTTGGCATAAGCTTAAGTGGTGCCATATCTTTTAAGCGGGTCGTCGATTTGTTTGCGGCGATGTATGAGGCGTTTATACGCAGgtgggaaaagggggaagtagctgcttccaaagggggagcggcaacttccaaggggggagaagcaacttccaatgggggagcggcaactTCCaatgggggagcggcaactTCCaatgggggagcggcaactTCCAAGGGGGGAGCCGAATCCCCACTGGTGCCCCTTCTGAGCAAACTTTTCGAAGCCCCCACGGGGGACCCATCAAACGAGCTGTTCTATCTTCTAGATTGGATTTACTTTGGCGAAGAGGACCCCGAGTTTGCCAAGATATTTTacagaagaggaaaaaatgaacatccCTCGAGAGAAAAGGGGACTGCGAACCGAATGGAAATTGGCTTGCTGGAGAGAAGGCACTTGAAGGGGGGCAATTTGGAGGGGTCCATCCCAGGAGAGCTGAAGTTTGTGAGCTTTTTCCCCCATGAAGAACGACCAATTAGGGTAGCCAATTTGAAAGAGGTGATGCGCTTACCCGGGGGTCACCCCAATGTGGGTGGCGGTGATAATGAGGAAAACACCAGCTGTAGCGATGGAGACGAGGgcagcttcttccttcgccggcacttcctccacttcttcgTGCAGTACTTCTCCCTCAACTACGATTTGACCCTCCACCTGTGGAAGCATAGCTCAGAAGAAGTGGCGGAGGAAAATCTGCAGCTCGTATGCAACAGCGTGGGAAGCGCCTCCCCCCACCAGCAGGCATTTAAGCACGTGCTGGTTTGGCACTTCTATCTATACCCTTCCCATGTGTACAGTCACATCTACGCAGTCgttcataatataaatatgaatctTCTGTTACGCGAAGAGAATTACAACCGCGTTGCCTTCGAACCGAGTGATGCCTTCCTCACCATGTGTAGAGAGCATCTGTTGCATTTCATCTGCACCATGTATAGCTACGTGTATCTGGTGGACGTGACTGAGAGGTTCCTCTCCCTGTCCCAATTCGTTTGGTTCATGCAGAGGGAGAAATTCTCCTTTGATTGCTCTCTACCCTTTGATGTCATCAGGAGGAATGAGAAGACGCTCgcctttttggaaaaactgGGATGCTATTTGCGCTCCTGGGGTGAGGGCGGCGACGGGGGCGTTTCGAAGTCGGTAGCGTTTGCCCTGAAGAGAATGGACCAgctgaagggggggagcagctcaGATGGGCACCCCCACAAGGGAAACGAAGCAGATGGGCACTCACACAcggaagaggaagcagatgggaacccccccaggggaaaCGAAGTAGACGGGCACCCCCACAAGGGAAACGAAGTAGATGGGAACCCCCACACGGAAAACAAATCAGATGGACCCACCCCCAACGGGAGCAACTTCCTCtctcttttgcaaaaaaggaagaacagGACACTCAAATACAACTGCAGGTACCTCTGCCTAGTGCACCTGGCCTCCATTGTTCTGCTGAACACACCCATGGAGGAGGCACTGCACGGGTATTACAGCGTTATGGAGATGTGCCTACTCAAAGGGATTGGCAaaatttctaatttttttataaacaaagGGGAGTACGTGCGTAGGAACAAGAGGTACATTAACGGGGTGCTGCGGGCCAACGCGGAGCTCGTGCGTGTTCTGTTTGCCGAGGGGGCGCAGGGGCATAAGCAAACGGGTGAGCCGCTAACCAGGGGGGAACACCATGCACGTACGGATGACCCGCTAATCTCGGGTGAGCAACTAATCGGGGGGGAAGTTGTGTCGCTGCTGCTGGTGCTGGCCCTGCGCCTCCTCTATCTCACAATGAGCCTCTTCAATTTCGTGTTGGCGCACGAGGGGCAGATTTGGGGGTCCCGGGATGGGCCACCCCCCATAGGTGCATCTCCCCAAGCATCTCCAAAAGGCACCCTTTCGAAGAACGTCCAATTTTTATTGTCCTACAAATGCCGCCTGGTGAAAAGCCTACTCAAGTTAATCGTGTCTATTCCTCTGCCTCTGGCTAGGTACCAGTGCGcctgcattttttatatcatttcgtttttaaacTACAAGACTTTTCTGCCCTATGATGTCATCCAGGAC aTCAAGTGGTACTTGTCCATCGCGTCCGTGGACCCGCACAAGAAGGTCAGGAAGATGGTGGTGCTCTGCAGAGCCAGGTGGATGTAA